Within Stella humosa, the genomic segment CGCCGACCATCGCCGTCACCTTCTCGGTCAACGACTCGCCGCTGGCGGGCCGCGAGGGGACCAAGGTCACCGGCCGCATGCTGCGCGACCGCCTGGTGCGCGAGGCCGAGGGCAACATCGCCATCCGCGTGCGCGAGACCGAGGGCAAGGACGCCATGGAGGTCGCCGGCCGCGGCGAACTGCAACTGGGCGTGCTGATCGAGACGATGCGCCGCGAAGGCTACGAGATGTCGATCTCGCGCCCGCGCGTGCTGTTCAGCAACGACCCGCAGACCGGCCAGCGCATGGAGCCGATCGAGGAAGCCCAGATCGACGTCGACGAGGCCTATTCCGGCATCGTCGTCGAGAAGCTGGGCTCGCGCAAAGGCGAGATGATCGACATGCGCCCGTCGGGCGGCGGCAAGGTCCGCCTGACCTTCCGCATCCCGGCGCGCGGCCTGATCGGCTACCAGGGCGAGTTCCTGACAGACACCCGCGGCACCGGCATCATGAGCCGCATCTTCCACGGCTACGCCCCCTACAAGGGCACGATCGAGGGCCGGCGCGCCGGCGTCCTCATCTCCAACAGCGACGGCGTCGCCACCGCCTATGCCCTGTGGAACCTCGAGGATCGCGGGCCGATGTTCGTGCACCCGTCGACCCAGGTTTACCAGGGCATGATCATCGGCGAGCACACGCGCGAGAACGACCTCGAGGTCAACCCGATCCGCGGCAAGCAGCTTACCAACATCCGTACCACGTCCAAGGACGAGGCCGTGCGGCTGACCCCGCCGCGCGTGCTGACGCTAGAGACCTCGATCGCCTACATCGCCGACGACGAGCTGGTCGAGGTGACGCCCAAGAGCATCCGCCTGCGCAAGCAGCTGCTCGACCCCAACGACCGCAAGCGGGCAAGCCGCGCGGCCGAGGCCAGCTAGGCCCCGGCCACCGCCCTTCCCCCTCGCGTTTCCCGCCGGCCGGTGATCGTCTATGGTCCCGGCCAGCGAGTCGGTTTCCCCCAACACTCACTCCGAGAGGCTGCCCATGCGGTTCTTCCGCACTCTCCTCGCTGTCATCGGCTGCCTTCTCCTGATGGAGGCCCCCGTGCAAGCAGCGGACCTGGAAAACACCATCTATCTCGACCTGAAGGACGGCCGCGTCGTCATCGAACTGCGCCCCGACCTCGCCCCCAAGCACGTCGCCCGGATCAAGGAGCTGACGCGCAAGGGCTTCTATGACGGCATCGTCTTCCATCGCGTGATCGATGGCTTCATGGCCCAGACGGGCGACCCGCGCGGCGACGGCACCGGCGGCTCCGGCCAGAAGCTGGATGCGGAGTTTTCCAAGGAGCGCCATGTGCGCGGCACGCTGTCGATGGCCCGCGCGGCCAACCCGAACAGCGCCGACAGCCAGTTCTTCATCATGTTCGCGCCCTCGACCCACCTGGACAACCAGTACACCGTGTGGGGCAAGGTCACGCAGGGCATGGAATTCGTCGACATGATCAAGAAGGGCTCGAGCGCCCAGAACGGCGCCGTCAGCAACCCAGACCGCATCGTGAAGATGCAGGTCGCCGCCGACGCCAAGTAAGCAGAAGCAGAGCCTGGCACCGATGGACGGGGCGGGGCGCGGTCTGGCCGCCATCTGGCGGCAACCGCGCCTGGCCACCGTCCTCGGCCTGGGCTTCGCCAGCGGCCTGCCCCTGCCGCTGACGTTCGGCACGCTGTCCTTCTGGCTGGCCGAATCCGGGGTATCGCGCACCGCCATCGGCCTCTTCGCGCTGGTCGGCACCGCCTACAGCCTGAAATTCCTCTGGGCGCCGCTGGTCGACAGCCTGCCCCTGCCCGTCCTGACGGGCCGCTTCGGCCGCCGCCGCGGCTGGACGCTGGCGGTCCAGGCCGCCCTCATCGCCGCCATCGCCCTGCTCGGCCTGACCGACCCCGCCGTCGATCCGGCGCTGACCGCCATGGCGGCGCTGGCCGTCGCTTTCCTGTCGGCCACCCAGGACATCGTCATCGACGCCTACCGGATCGAACTGCTGGAGCCCGAGGAACAGGGCATGGGCGCGGCCGCCATCCAGTGGGGTTATCGCGGCGGCATGCTGGCCGCCTCGGCCGGCGCCCTCTACGCCGCGGCCTTCGGCGGCTGGGCCGTCGCCTATGCGGTGATGGCAAGCCTGATGCTGGTCGGCGTGGCGACCGTGCTGCTGTCCCCGGAGCCTGCCCGCCCCCTCACCCCTCGACCCGGCAGCACAGCCGCCATCCTCGGCGGCGACCGGTGGGCTCGCCCGCGCCGCGGCCTGGGCGCGCGATGCCGTCGTGGCGCCATTCGCGGAGTTCGCCCGCCGCCCGGGCTGGCTCGCCATCCTGCTCTTCGTCGTCCTCTACAAGCTGGGCGACGCCCTGGCCGGCGTCATGGCCAACCCGTTCTACGTGGCGCTCGGCTTCACCAAGATCGAGGTGGCCAACGTCGCCAAGCTGTTCGGAGTCGCAGCCACCCTGGCGGGCCTGGCCGTGGCCGGCCTCATCGTCTATCGCTGGGGCGTCTATCGCAGCCTGCTGGTCTGCGGCCTGCTGCAGGCGGCGTCCAACCTGACCTACGTGCTGCAGGCCTGGGCGGGGCACGACGTCTGGGTGCTGACGCTGACCATCCTGCTGGAGAATTTCACCGGCGGCATGGGATCGGCCGCCTTCGTGGCCTACCTGTCGGGCCTGTGCTCGCTGGCCTTCACCGCGACGCAATATGCGCTGCTCTCGTCGCTGGCGGCCGTCGGGCGCACGACGCTGTCCGCCAGCGGCGGCTGGCTGGCAGACCGGCTCGACTGGGTCCCGTTCTTCCTGGCGACCACGGCCGCGGCATTGCCGGCCCTGCTGATCCTGCTGTGGCTGGGCCGCCGCTTCCCGATCGATCCACCCGCCGCCGCCCGTCCGGCAACCCGATAGCCCACGGCACACGCCCGAGAATTTTTGCCGTGGCGATGGATCCGGCCGCATGGTTTATGCGTTCAGCCCGGCGACGCCGCGAAGTTGCGTGGTTCCCAGGCCGCATCTGTTGCAAGTCGGCCACATAGGCACCGGGGAATCGCGGAAGTGCCGGGCAAACGGTCGAGGGGACTGCCGACATGCGCAAGATTCGACTATAGATTAATACGATGCCGTCGGCGTGGCGCGCCGCCGCGCCGATGTGTGTGGCTGGTGTCACGGGGGGTGCGCAAGCGGTACTGCCGGCGGGGGTCGTGGATTTTCGGGTTGCCAGCCACTGGCCAGACCTTAGAATTCATGGTCGAGGGGCACCTGTAGGTTTCGGCCTGCGGGTGGTCGTTAGCATCGGTAGTTCGTGGGGCGCGCCCGGCGCCGCGGGATTTCGAGAACGATCCGCGGTGTGGGCTGAAACGACAAGGAGGTTTTTCTTCATGCGATCGATGAAGCTAGGGGCAGTGTTCGCTGTCGGCCTCATGGCGGCCGCCTGCGGCACGACCGAGATCGACTCGGTCCGCGGCATGACGCCGACCGGCGGTACGGAATTCACGCAGGCGCTGGCCGCTGGCTATCGCGCGCTTGCCATTCAGGAGGAAGGGCTCCGCGACTGGTCTGACGCGTATCGCTACGCGAACAAGGGCCTCGCCGCCGGCCAGGGCCAGATGGTCCTGCCGGAAGACCCGGCGAACTGGGCGCTGCCGGCGAGCATGATGCCGGAGTTCCAGGCTGCCCGCGCCCGCCTGATCGCGGCGCTGGACGGCAATGGCCGTACGCGCCTGCCGCAGGTCGCGGCCGGTGCGCAGCTTGCCTATGACTGCTGGGTCGAAGAGCAGGAAGAAGGCTGGCAGATCGACTGCATCGAGAAGTGCAAGCGGGACTTCTACGCCCTGCTGGCCCAGCTCGAAGCCCGCCCGGCCCCGGCCGCGGCACCTGTCCCGGCGGCTCCGCCGGCGGCGCGTCAGTTCATCGTGTTCTTCGACTTTGACCGGTCGAACATCACGGCCGAAGGCGCCCGCGTCATCCAGCAGGTGATTGCGTCCTACCGCCAGAAGGCTGGCCCGATCAGCGTTGTCGGCCATACCGACCGCTCCGGCACGCCGCAGTACAACCAGGGTCTCTCGATCCGTCGCTCGAACTCGGTCAAGCAGGCACTGGTTCGTGGCGGCATCGCCGCCGGCCAGGTCTCGACCGCGGGCCGCGGTGAGTCCGAGCCCCGGGTGCCGACTCCGGACGGTGTCCGCGAGCCGCAGAACCGCCGCGCCGAGATCCGCATCCAGTAGCGGTTCTCTACCGGCAGACGGAACGGCGTCGGCTTCGGCCGGCGCCGTTTTCGTTTGTGGGCCAGAATGGCCCATCGACCGGAAGGCCCATCGACTGGACAATATCGGCCGCTCGGCCGATAGTTTGGGCACCTCTCCGCCAGCCGGCAGGGTTCCGGCCATCCGGGACCGGGCCGATGGCCCCATCGCCCTCCCGCGGATCATCCCATGTACAGCGAAACCACCCGCACCATCCGCGTCACGGTGAAGCCGTTCTACCTGGAGGATCAGTCCTCCCCGGCCGAGAACCACTATGTCTGGGCCTATCACGTGAAGATCGAGAACACGGGTGGCGAGAAGGTCCAGCTCCGCACGCGCCATTGGCGCATCACCGATGCGCTGGGCCGGGTGCAGGAAGTGCGTGGCCCGGGCGTCGTCGGCGAGCAGCCGGTGCTGGAGCCCGGCGAATCCTTCGAGTATACGAGCGGCACGCCGCTGCCGACGCCGTCCGGCATCATGGTCGGCACGTACCAGATGGAGGGTGCCGCGGGCGAGATGTTCGACGTTCGCATTCCCGCCTTCTCGCTCGATAGTCCCCACCAGCCCGTTCGACTCAACTGAACAGGCCGGCTCAACTGAATAATAACGAGGCATCATGACGACCGAGGATCCCCAGGCCCCGCCGTCCGACAGGCCGACGCAGTCCGAGGCCGAGGCCGCCGTCCGCACCCTGATCCGCTGGGCCGGCGACGACCCGGCGCGGGAAGGCCTGCTCGACACGCCCAGCCGCGTCGCCCGCTCCTTCGCCGAGTTCTTCGGCGGCTACGAGCTGGACCCGGTGGGTGTGCTGCAACGCACCTTCGAGGAGGTCGAGGGCTACGACGAGATGGTCGTGCTGCGCGACATCCGCTTCGAGAGCCATTGCGAGCACCACCTGGCGCCGATCATCGGCAAGGCCCATGTCGCCTACCTGCCGCGGACGCGCGTCGTCGGCATCAGCAAGCTGGCCCGCGTGGTGGACCTCTATGCCCGCCGCCTGCAGATCCAGGAAAAGATGACGGCGCAGATCGCCAACGCGATCGAGGAAGTGCTGCAGCCGCACGGCGTCGCCGTCGTCATCGAGGCCTCGCACCAGTGCATGACCACCCGCGGCGTGCACAAGCCGGGTACCAGCCTGGTCACCAGCCGAATGCTGGGCGCATTCCGTGCCGATGCGGCGACCCGGCGCGAGTTCCTGGCCTTCGTCGGGGTCGGCGGGGCGCCCGGCATGACCAACGTCTGAGGCGGCACTAGAACCCTCTTCCGCCGACTGGACCGGGCACGATGCCGGCCCTGCGCCCGATATTTCACATCATCGGGCTGCTGCTGGGTGTCGTCGCCGGGGCGATGACGCTGCCGGCCCTGCTCGACTGGGCCGACGGCAACGACGGGTGGCGGGCGTTCGCCATGTCGGCGACACTGACGCTTTTCGTCGGCGTCGGCATGGCGCTGGCCTGCCAGCCGGCCGGCCGGATCGCGCTGACCGTGCGCCAGACCTTCGTCCTGACGGTCGCGGTGTGGCTATTCATCTGCGCCTTCGGTGCCCTGCCGTTCATCCTGGGAGCCTCGCAGTTGAGTGTTCCCGGCGCATTCTTCGAGACGATGTCCGGCCTGACGACATCGGGTGGCACGGTTATCGTCGGATTGGAGAAACTGCCTCGCGGCATTCTGCTGTGGCGATCATTGCTGGTCATGCTGGGCGGGGCGGGTATCGTCGTCATGGCCGTTGCCGTGCTGCCATTCCTGCGCATCGGCGGGATGCAGCTATTTCGAACCGAGTCGTCCGACCGGTCCGACAAGCTGCTGCCGCGCGTGTCCCAAATGGCCGGCGCCCTGGTCGCCGTCTACTTCACGCTGGTCGCCCTCTGCTTCTGCCTGTTGTGGGCGGTCGGGCTAGGGTTTTTCGATGCGATCTGTCATGCGCTGACGACGGTGGCGACCGGCGGGTTTGCGAACTATGACAGTTCGATCGGACATTTCGGCAATCCTGCGGCGGAGGTCGTCATCACGGCTTTCATGCTGCTGGGCGGCACGACCCTGGCCATTTTCATCCGCTTTGCCCGAGGGGACTTTCGCCCGTTGTGGCAGGATAGCCAGCTCCACTGGTATTTCGGCATCTTCGCGGTCTTCACGCTGTCGATCGCCCTGTGGCAGATCACCATCAACAACGCCGATCCGGTGCATGCCCTGCGCGCCAGCGCCTTCTCGGTCGCCTCGGTGCTGACCACGACCGGCTTCGCGACCGACGACTATTCGCTCTGGGGCTCCTACCCGGTCGTCTGCTTCTTCTTCCTCACCTTCCTCGGCGGCATGACCGGATCGACATCGGGCGGCATCAAGATCTTCCGGCTCCAGGTCTTCTACAGCGTCGCCAAGGTGCAGATCGACCGGCTGATGCAGCCCCACCGGGTGATCCTGCCGCTCTTCAACGGCCGCGCGGTGGCCGAGCCGATCGTCTTCTCGGTGCTGGCGTTCCTGACGCTCTATGGCATCTCGTTCGGCTTCATCGCGCTGGCCCTGTCGCTGTTCGGCCAGGACCTCGTGACCAGCCTGTCGGGTGCGGCCAGCGCGCTCGGCAATGTCGGGCCGGGACTGGGCGAGGTGATCGGTCCTGCCGGCAACTTCAGCACGATGCCGGACGGCGCCTTGTGGGTGCTGTCCTTCGGCATGCTGCTCGGTCGGCTGGAATTGCTGACGGTCTTCGTCCTCTTCACGCCGGCCTTCTGGCGCGACTGAACGCTTGCGCGCGGCCCAGGTCCGCGCCTTACTGCCCACCTGCCTTCAGAGTTGGAGTTCGCGAACATGCCCGCCGAGGTCGTTTCCTCCGAAGAGATGCTGCGCCGACTGATCGCGTTCGACACCACCTCGCACCTGTCGAACATGGCGCTGATCGACTATGTCCGCGAGTATCTGGAAGGGCACGGCGTCGCCTCGCACCTCAGCTTCGACGATGACGGCAAGAAGGCCAACCTGCTGGCCACCATCGGCCCCAACGTCGAGGGCGGCTATGTCCTGTCGGGCCACACCGACGTCGTCCCGGTCGAAGGCCAGCCCTGGGACACCGATCCCTTCACCCTGACCGAGCGCGACGGCAAGCTGTTCGCGCGCGGCACCTGCGACATGAAGGGCTTCATCGCCATAGCCCTGGCGATGGTGCCGGAGTTCAAGGCCAAGGCGACCAAGCGGCCGATCCATTTCGCCTTCACCTATGACGAGGAGGTCGGCTGCTACGGCGTCCAGCGCCTGATCCCCCAGCTCCTCGAGCTGCTGCCCAAGCCCAAGCTCGTCATCGTCGGCGAGCCAACGGAGATGAAGGTCGCCAACGCCCACAAGGGCGTCCATTCCTACGTCACCACGGTGACCGGCAAGGACGCCCATTCGAGCCAGCCGCAGATCGCCTGCAGCGCCATCGAGTACGGGGCGGAGATCGTGCGCTTCATCTATGCGATGGCCCACGAGCTGCGCGACAATGCCGACCCGGCCTGCCTCTTCGTGCCGCCCTACACGACCTTCAACATCGGCACCATCACCGGCGGCACCGCCGGCAACATCATCCCCCGCCAGTGCCGCTTCGGCTGGAACTTCCGGCAGTTGCCGACCGACGACCCGGCCCAGATCAAGGCGCGCTTCGACGATTTCGTCGCCAACGAGATCCTGCCGCGGATGCGCCGCGAGTTCCCGGGCGCCCAGGTCGAGACGACGGGCGTGAACGTGCTGCCGGCGCTGGCGCCGGAGCAGGATTCCCCGGCCGAGGAGATGGCCAAGTCGCTGACCGGCAACAACGGCAGCGTCGTCGTCTCGTTCGGCACCGAGGCCGGCCACTTCCAGCAGGCGGGCCTGCCGACCGTCGTCTGCGGCCCCGGCAGCATCATGGAAGCCCATCAGCCGAACGAGTTCATCACGCGCGCGCAGATGCAGGCCGGCGAGGCGTTCCAGCGCCGCATGGCCGACCGCGCGGCCGCCTGACCGGCGCTGCCATCTGTAGCGGATGGCCGGGATTGCGAACGACGATGCGCTGCTGACGCGCATCGTCGCCGCCATCGGTGCGGTCCCTGGCGTGGCGGCGGTCGTGCTCGGTGGCTCGCGCGCCCGCGGCACGGCCCATGCCGCCTCCGACTATGACATCGGCCTCTACTATTGGGCCGACCGCCCGATCGACACCGCCGCCCTGGGGCAGGCGGTGGAGGGCCTGGACGAGAGCGACCCACCCGCCCGCGTGACGGCCATCGGCGAGTGGGGCGCCAACATGGATGGCGGCGGGTGGCTGCATGTCGGCGGCCATGCCGTGGACCTGCTCTATCGCGAGCTGGGCCGCGTCGAGGCAGCCATCGAGGACGGCCGGCGCGGCGGCGTCCGCCCGCTATACCAGCCAGGGCACCCGCACGCCTTCCTGTCGACCATCCCGATGGGCGAGATCGCCATCTGCCAGCCGCTGCTGGATCGCGACGGCGTCGTCGCCGGCTTGCAGGCGCGCACCCGGCCCTATCCGCCTGCACTGACGCAGGGGATCTGCCGGCTCTTTCTGTGGGAGGCGGAGTTCGCCGTCGCCAACGCCCGCAAGGCGGTGCCGCGCGGCGACCTCGTGCATGTCGTGGGCTGCGGCTATCGCGCCGTCGCCTGCCTGGCCCAGGTGCTGTTCGCCCTGGAGGGCCGCTACCTGATCAACGAGAAGGGCGCAGTCGCCGAGGCCGCGGGCTTCCGCTACAGCCCGAGGCACTGGCGCGAACGGGTCGAGGGGGCGTTCGTCGATCTGGCAGCCGGCCGCTTCGAAGCTGGGCTGGCCGGTCTCGCCGGCCTGCACGCCGAAACCGCCCGTCTGGCGGGCTGCTGACAGCTCAGAACGCCGTCGCCTCCGCCGTCACGCGCTCGGGCGCGATGCGATAGAGGCGCGCGCAGAACTCGCAGCGCACCTCGATCTTGCCGTCGACCTCCAGGTCGCCACGATCCTCCGGCGGCAGGCTGGCCAGGATCGACAGCACCCGCTCCTCGCTGCAGCGGCAGCCATCCAGGATGGTGCCGGGCGCGAAGACCCGCACGCCTTCTTCATGGAACAGACGGAACAGCAGGGCGGCCGGCGTCAGCGTGGCACTGGTCAGTTCGTCGTTGCGGCAGGTGGCGATCAGCGACATGACGTGGCGGAACTGGTCGTCGCGGGTCTCTTCGTCCTGGTAGCCGCGATCCTGCTCCGGCAGGCGCTGGATCATCACCGCGCCGCCGCGCCACGGCCCCGTCTCGCCGTCGCGAGCGACAGCGACGCGGATGCCGGTCTCAATCTGCTCCGACTGGCGGAAATAGTGGTGCACGGCATCGACCAGGCTGGTGCCGACCACCTCGACGATCCCCTGGTAGCGCTCGGTGTCCGGCCCCTGGTCGATCGTGAAGGCGAGATGGCCGGTACCGAGCAGGCGGCCGAGCGAGGCGCCGGACTGGGCCAGTGCCGCCAGCCGCTCGCTGTCGTACTGGGCATAGCCGCGCACCGAGCGAGTGGCCGCCACATAGTCCGCCACCAACAGCTTGATCGGGCCGTCGGTGCGGGTCTGCAGCGTCAGGATGCCGTCGAACTTCAGCATGGTGGCAATGGTCGCCGTCAGCACCACCAACTCGCCGAGCTGGGTCGCCACGGCGGCCGGGTAGTCGTGCCGGGTCAGGATCGCGTCGAGGGCGGGCCCCATCCGCACGAGCCGCCCGCGCAGGTGGCTCGATTCGACCTGGAAGGGCTGGACCAGGTCGTCGGTGGGAACCGTCTCGCCCGACAATGGATTTCCCTCGCTCACTCCAGGCACCAGGCGAGAATACCCTTCTGGGCATGCAGGCGGTTCTCGGCCTCGTCGAAGACGACCGACTGCGGGCCGTCGATGACCCCTTCGGTCACCTCCTCGCCGCGATGGGCCGGCAGGCAGTGCATGAAGATGGCATCCTTGCCCGCCGCCGCCATCAGCCGCTCGTCGACGCGGTAGGGGGCCAGCAGGTTGTGGCGGCTGCCGGCATCGGCATCGCCCATCGACACCCAGGCATCGGTGACGACGCAATCGGCACCCTTCACCGCGGCATAGGGGTCGTCCAGGATGGTAACCGCCCCGCCGGACTGGCGCGCCCATTCGATCAGCTTCGGATCGGGCCGCAACTCGCTCGGGCAGGCGATCCGGAGTTCGAAGCCGAACCGCACCGCGGCATGGATCCACGAGGCCGCGACGTTGTTGCCGTCGCCGCTCCACGCCACCACCCGACCGC encodes:
- a CDS encoding nucleotidyltransferase domain-containing protein, which gives rise to MAGIANDDALLTRIVAAIGAVPGVAAVVLGGSRARGTAHAASDYDIGLYYWADRPIDTAALGQAVEGLDESDPPARVTAIGEWGANMDGGGWLHVGGHAVDLLYRELGRVEAAIEDGRRGGVRPLYQPGHPHAFLSTIPMGEIAICQPLLDRDGVVAGLQARTRPYPPALTQGICRLFLWEAEFAVANARKAVPRGDLVHVVGCGYRAVACLAQVLFALEGRYLINEKGAVAEAAGFRYSPRHWRERVEGAFVDLAAGRFEAGLAGLAGLHAETARLAGC
- the typA gene encoding translational GTPase TypA, coding for MDIRNIAIIAHVDHGKTTLVDVLLRQSGTFRVNQQVAERAMDSNDLERERGITILAKCTAVVWKDTRINIVDTPGHADFGGEVERILSMVDGVVVLVDAAEGPMPQTKFVVAKALKQGLRPIVVINKVDRSDAEPQRVHNDVFDMFAALGADDDQLDFPTLFASGRGGWAATSMDAERVDMTPLFDLVLEHVKAPVVDVDAPFTMLTTLLEYDSYLGRVLTGRITSGTARVNMPVKALRGNVVVEDGRLSKLLAFRGLERVPVQEAQAGDIIAVAGMTDATVADTLADQSVTVGLDAIPVDPPTIAVTFSVNDSPLAGREGTKVTGRMLRDRLVREAEGNIAIRVRETEGKDAMEVAGRGELQLGVLIETMRREGYEMSISRPRVLFSNDPQTGQRMEPIEEAQIDVDEAYSGIVVEKLGSRKGEMIDMRPSGGGKVRLTFRIPARGLIGYQGEFLTDTRGTGIMSRIFHGYAPYKGTIEGRRAGVLISNSDGVATAYALWNLEDRGPMFVHPSTQVYQGMIIGEHTRENDLEVNPIRGKQLTNIRTTSKDEAVRLTPPRVLTLETSIAYIADDELVEVTPKSIRLRKQLLDPNDRKRASRAAEAS
- the apaG gene encoding Co2+/Mg2+ efflux protein ApaG, which gives rise to MYSETTRTIRVTVKPFYLEDQSSPAENHYVWAYHVKIENTGGEKVQLRTRHWRITDALGRVQEVRGPGVVGEQPVLEPGESFEYTSGTPLPTPSGIMVGTYQMEGAAGEMFDVRIPAFSLDSPHQPVRLN
- a CDS encoding Hsp33 family molecular chaperone, which encodes MSEGNPLSGETVPTDDLVQPFQVESSHLRGRLVRMGPALDAILTRHDYPAAVATQLGELVVLTATIATMLKFDGILTLQTRTDGPIKLLVADYVAATRSVRGYAQYDSERLAALAQSGASLGRLLGTGHLAFTIDQGPDTERYQGIVEVVGTSLVDAVHHYFRQSEQIETGIRVAVARDGETGPWRGGAVMIQRLPEQDRGYQDEETRDDQFRHVMSLIATCRNDELTSATLTPAALLFRLFHEEGVRVFAPGTILDGCRCSEERVLSILASLPPEDRGDLEVDGKIEVRCEFCARLYRIAPERVTAEATAF
- a CDS encoding MFS transporter, whose translation is MAPFAEFARRPGWLAILLFVVLYKLGDALAGVMANPFYVALGFTKIEVANVAKLFGVAATLAGLAVAGLIVYRWGVYRSLLVCGLLQAASNLTYVLQAWAGHDVWVLTLTILLENFTGGMGSAAFVAYLSGLCSLAFTATQYALLSSLAAVGRTTLSASGGWLADRLDWVPFFLATTAAALPALLILLWLGRRFPIDPPAAARPATR
- the argE gene encoding acetylornithine deacetylase, which gives rise to MPAEVVSSEEMLRRLIAFDTTSHLSNMALIDYVREYLEGHGVASHLSFDDDGKKANLLATIGPNVEGGYVLSGHTDVVPVEGQPWDTDPFTLTERDGKLFARGTCDMKGFIAIALAMVPEFKAKATKRPIHFAFTYDEEVGCYGVQRLIPQLLELLPKPKLVIVGEPTEMKVANAHKGVHSYVTTVTGKDAHSSQPQIACSAIEYGAEIVRFIYAMAHELRDNADPACLFVPPYTTFNIGTITGGTAGNIIPRQCRFGWNFRQLPTDDPAQIKARFDDFVANEILPRMRREFPGAQVETTGVNVLPALAPEQDSPAEEMAKSLTGNNGSVVVSFGTEAGHFQQAGLPTVVCGPGSIMEAHQPNEFITRAQMQAGEAFQRRMADRAAA
- a CDS encoding OmpA family protein, which gives rise to MRSMKLGAVFAVGLMAAACGTTEIDSVRGMTPTGGTEFTQALAAGYRALAIQEEGLRDWSDAYRYANKGLAAGQGQMVLPEDPANWALPASMMPEFQAARARLIAALDGNGRTRLPQVAAGAQLAYDCWVEEQEEGWQIDCIEKCKRDFYALLAQLEARPAPAAAPVPAAPPAARQFIVFFDFDRSNITAEGARVIQQVIASYRQKAGPISVVGHTDRSGTPQYNQGLSIRRSNSVKQALVRGGIAAGQVSTAGRGESEPRVPTPDGVREPQNRRAEIRIQ
- a CDS encoding TrkH family potassium uptake protein, producing the protein MPALRPIFHIIGLLLGVVAGAMTLPALLDWADGNDGWRAFAMSATLTLFVGVGMALACQPAGRIALTVRQTFVLTVAVWLFICAFGALPFILGASQLSVPGAFFETMSGLTTSGGTVIVGLEKLPRGILLWRSLLVMLGGAGIVVMAVAVLPFLRIGGMQLFRTESSDRSDKLLPRVSQMAGALVAVYFTLVALCFCLLWAVGLGFFDAICHALTTVATGGFANYDSSIGHFGNPAAEVVITAFMLLGGTTLAIFIRFARGDFRPLWQDSQLHWYFGIFAVFTLSIALWQITINNADPVHALRASAFSVASVLTTTGFATDDYSLWGSYPVVCFFFLTFLGGMTGSTSGGIKIFRLQVFYSVAKVQIDRLMQPHRVILPLFNGRAVAEPIVFSVLAFLTLYGISFGFIALALSLFGQDLVTSLSGAASALGNVGPGLGEVIGPAGNFSTMPDGALWVLSFGMLLGRLELLTVFVLFTPAFWRD
- a CDS encoding peptidylprolyl isomerase translates to MEAPVQAADLENTIYLDLKDGRVVIELRPDLAPKHVARIKELTRKGFYDGIVFHRVIDGFMAQTGDPRGDGTGGSGQKLDAEFSKERHVRGTLSMARAANPNSADSQFFIMFAPSTHLDNQYTVWGKVTQGMEFVDMIKKGSSAQNGAVSNPDRIVKMQVAADAK
- the folE gene encoding GTP cyclohydrolase I FolE, with the protein product MTTEDPQAPPSDRPTQSEAEAAVRTLIRWAGDDPAREGLLDTPSRVARSFAEFFGGYELDPVGVLQRTFEEVEGYDEMVVLRDIRFESHCEHHLAPIIGKAHVAYLPRTRVVGISKLARVVDLYARRLQIQEKMTAQIANAIEEVLQPHGVAVVIEASHQCMTTRGVHKPGTSLVTSRMLGAFRADAATRREFLAFVGVGGAPGMTNV